One window of the Zea mays cultivar B73 chromosome 3, Zm-B73-REFERENCE-NAM-5.0, whole genome shotgun sequence genome contains the following:
- the LOC103650220 gene encoding uncharacterized protein, with translation MKISTKLQMALQARSQSEQEVRALRQDMNQMKEKMDQNYQMMVAAQGVQHIESPSQHGSNSRQNSRVHRSDEVAHGYNGNDHSPNMVEDDLQLTRRVASTMGRPRNREDVNTIEEQSRRRDIATMVPQRNHGSPQNADDNHVGKEVILYSMMRSEVPVAIANIISTDATTKVADVPLGREFTQVFVTRVLKRESTLPRPYLGVESMGDALFMPVAWPTNKMSRNKKSTLTQGSTAAAGRGAGSKDQIA, from the exons ATGAAAATATCAACAAAGCTTCAAATGGCATTGCAAGCTCGCAGTCAGTCTGAGCAAGAGGTTAGAGCCTTAAGACAGGATATGAATCAAATGAAAGAGAAAATGGATCAAAATTATCAAATGATGGTAGCAGCTCAAGGGGTGCAACATATAGAAAGCCCATCACAACATGGGTCTAATTCTCGACAG aaCTCAAGGGTGCATCGGTCAGATGAGGTGGCACATGGTTACAATGGTAATGACCATTCACCAAATATGGTTGAAGATGACTTGCAGCTTACTAGGCGAGTTGCAAGCACTATGGGCCGTCCAAGGAATCGTGAAGATGTTAATACTATTGAAGAGCAAAGTCGCAGGCGAGACATTGCAACAATGGTACCTCAAAGAAATCATGGATCACCTCAAAATGCAGATGATAATCAT GTTGGTAAAGAAGTCATATTATATTCTATGATGAGATCAGAAGTTCCTGTTGCAATAGCAAATATTATCTCAACCGATGCAACCACTAAGGTTGCAGATGTTCCTCTTGGAAGGGAGTTTACACAGGTTTTTGTGACTCGTGTGCTAAAAAGGGAAAGTACTCTACCACGACCATACTTAGGTGTAGAGAGTATGGGGGATGCTCTTTTTATGCCCGTTGCATGGCCAACGAACAAG ATGAGTCGTAACAAAAAATCAACATTGACCCAAGGTTCTACAGCAGCAGCag GAAGAGGAGCTGGAAGCAAGGATCAGATTGCTTGA
- the LOC103650223 gene encoding uncharacterized protein has product MVNFKHLFNTGDKELDEPFIFASQATQVYYVQDPIDADWFAVLKSKQRDMYDMEERLDNSTEIGSFLPDLDANTQVNVSIGGSCVRTDIDGIMIAENQPSKRKVCKRKRNG; this is encoded by the exons ATGGTCAACTTCAAGCATTTATTCAATACCGGTGACAAGGAATTAGATGAGCCATTTATTTTTGCATCTCAGGCAACTCAAGTTTACTATGTGCAAGATCCTATTGATGCTGATTGGTTTGCTGTTTTGAAGTCAAAACAACGTGACATGTATGATATGGAAGAAAGGCTAGACAATAGTACAGAAATAGGTTCTTTCTTGCCAGATTTGGATGCAAACACACAAGTTAATGTATCTATTGGTGGTAGTTGTGTTAGGACTGATATAGATGGAATAATGATTGCCGAAAACCAACCTAGCAA GAGGAAAGTTTGTAAGAGGAAGAGGAATGGGTAA